The following are encoded in a window of Streptomyces sp. SAT1 genomic DNA:
- a CDS encoding GNAT family N-acetyltransferase, with protein sequence MTPPGPGPGSAPRLEEITPANLDAALGIRVRPDQEHAVAPVVKSLAEAYAWPGVAWPRLIVDDGRPVGFLMAFLGIDWHQDGSELRSGLWRLNIAAGEQGRGYGRFAVGAVAAEIRRRGEREMYVSWHPGPDGPERFYLGLGFRTNGETSGGQTVGVLGLEAVPAGT encoded by the coding sequence ATGACGCCCCCCGGCCCCGGCCCCGGCTCAGCGCCCCGCCTCGAAGAGATCACCCCGGCGAACCTGGACGCCGCCCTCGGCATCCGGGTCCGCCCCGACCAGGAGCACGCGGTCGCGCCGGTCGTGAAGTCCCTGGCCGAGGCGTACGCGTGGCCGGGCGTCGCCTGGCCGCGCCTGATCGTCGACGACGGGCGTCCCGTGGGCTTCCTGATGGCCTTCCTCGGCATCGACTGGCACCAGGACGGCAGCGAACTGCGCTCGGGGCTGTGGCGGCTGAACATCGCGGCCGGCGAGCAGGGCCGCGGCTACGGCCGGTTCGCCGTCGGCGCCGTAGCGGCGGAGATCCGCCGCCGGGGCGAGAGGGAGATGTACGTGTCCTGGCACCCCGGTCCGGACGGCCCGGAGCGCTTCTACCTCGGGCTCGGCTTCCGTACGAACGGGGAGACGAGCGGGGGCCAGACGGTGGGCGTGCTCGGCCTGGAGGCGGTCCCGGCCGGGACGTGA